One Streptomyces sp. R28 DNA window includes the following coding sequences:
- a CDS encoding Gfo/Idh/MocA family oxidoreductase — protein sequence MSATPLRVGLVGYGLAGSVFHAPLIATTEGLALDTVVTSNPERQKQARTEHPDVRVVATPDGLLARADDLDLVVIASPNKTHVPLATAALKAGLPVVVDKPIAGTAAEARELAALAEERGLLLSVFQNRRWDNDFLTLRRLLAEGELGDVWRFESRFERWRPQPKGGWRESGDPAEIGGLLYDLGSHVVDQALVLFGPVTQVYAESVVRRPGAEADDDTFIALTHTNGVRSHLYASATAAQLGPRFRVLGSKAGYVKYGLDPQEAALREGQRPDTAAEWGTEPESMWGRVGSGASPLTGGGRVEPTLPGDYPAYYAAVAKALLDGGPNPVTALEAASALGVLEAARRSARDGVAVKL from the coding sequence ATGAGTGCTACTCCCCTCCGCGTCGGCCTGGTCGGCTACGGCCTCGCCGGCTCCGTCTTCCACGCCCCGCTGATCGCCACCACCGAGGGGCTCGCCCTGGACACGGTGGTCACGTCGAACCCCGAGCGGCAGAAGCAGGCCCGCACCGAGCACCCGGACGTCCGGGTCGTCGCCACCCCCGACGGGCTGCTCGCCCGCGCCGACGACCTCGACCTGGTGGTCATCGCGTCCCCGAACAAGACGCACGTCCCGCTCGCGACCGCCGCCCTGAAGGCGGGCCTCCCGGTCGTCGTGGACAAGCCGATCGCCGGCACGGCGGCCGAGGCACGCGAGCTGGCGGCGCTGGCCGAGGAGCGCGGCCTGCTCCTGTCCGTCTTCCAGAACCGCCGCTGGGACAACGACTTCCTGACCCTGCGTCGGCTCCTGGCCGAGGGTGAGCTGGGCGACGTATGGCGCTTCGAGTCCCGCTTCGAGCGCTGGCGGCCGCAGCCCAAGGGCGGTTGGCGGGAGTCCGGCGATCCGGCAGAGATCGGAGGTCTGCTGTACGACCTCGGCAGCCATGTCGTCGACCAGGCGCTGGTCCTGTTCGGCCCGGTCACGCAGGTGTACGCCGAGTCGGTCGTCCGCCGCCCCGGCGCCGAGGCGGACGACGACACGTTCATCGCCCTCACGCACACGAACGGCGTCCGCTCCCACCTGTACGCCTCCGCGACGGCCGCCCAGCTCGGCCCCCGCTTCCGGGTACTGGGCTCGAAGGCGGGCTATGTGAAGTACGGCCTGGACCCGCAGGAGGCGGCACTGCGGGAGGGGCAGCGCCCGGACACCGCTGCCGAGTGGGGTACGGAACCCGAGTCGATGTGGGGCCGAGTGGGCTCCGGCGCTTCGCCCCTGACGGGCGGCGGCCGCGTCGAACCCACCCTGCCCGGCGACTACCCGGCCTACTATGCGGCCGTGGCAAAGGCTCTGCTGGACGGCGGACCCAACCCGGTGACGGCGCTGGAGGCGGCATCCGCCCTCGGCGTACTGGAGGCGGCGCGTCGTTCGGCCCGTGACGGAGTGGCGGTGAAGCTGTGA
- a CDS encoding fumarylacetoacetate hydrolase family protein, with the protein MKLLRVGTAGAERPALLDAEGTLRDLSGVVPDIDGPLLADDAALGRIRAAADAGELPALDATGLRVGPPVARIGKIVCIGLNYHDHARETGAEPPAEPVIFFKAADTVVGPHDTVLVPRRSVKTDWEVELAVVIGRTARYLESAEEALAHVAGYAVAHDVSEREFQIERGGTWDKGKNCETFNPLGPWLVTSDEVPDPQNLSLKLWVNGELKQDGTTAEQIFPVAEVVRYVSQFMTLYPGDVINTGTPAGVAMGEPEPKPFLRAGDVVELEIEGLGRQRQEFKDA; encoded by the coding sequence ATGAAGCTGCTGCGAGTCGGTACGGCCGGAGCGGAGCGTCCCGCTCTGCTCGACGCCGAGGGGACCCTGCGGGACCTGTCGGGCGTCGTGCCGGACATCGACGGACCGCTGCTCGCCGACGACGCCGCGCTCGGCCGGATCCGCGCCGCCGCGGACGCCGGCGAGCTGCCCGCGCTGGACGCGACCGGGCTGCGGGTCGGGCCCCCGGTGGCACGGATCGGCAAGATCGTGTGCATCGGGCTGAACTACCACGACCACGCCCGCGAGACCGGCGCCGAGCCGCCCGCCGAGCCGGTCATCTTCTTCAAGGCCGCGGACACCGTCGTAGGCCCCCATGACACGGTGCTCGTGCCGAGGCGGTCGGTGAAGACCGACTGGGAGGTCGAGCTCGCGGTCGTCATCGGGCGTACGGCCCGGTATCTGGAGTCGGCCGAGGAGGCGCTCGCGCATGTCGCCGGGTACGCGGTGGCGCACGACGTGTCCGAGCGGGAGTTCCAGATCGAGCGGGGCGGGACCTGGGACAAGGGGAAGAACTGCGAGACGTTCAACCCGCTCGGGCCGTGGCTGGTGACCTCGGACGAGGTGCCGGATCCGCAGAACCTCTCGCTGAAGCTGTGGGTCAACGGCGAGCTGAAGCAGGACGGGACCACGGCCGAGCAGATCTTCCCGGTGGCGGAAGTCGTGCGGTACGTCAGCCAGTTCATGACGCTGTATCCCGGTGACGTCATCAACACGGGTACGCCGGCGGGAGTGGCCATGGGGGAGCCCGAGCCGAAGCCGTTCCTGCGGGCCGGGGACGTGGTCGAGCTGGAGATCGAGGGGCTCGGTCGGCAGCGGCAGGAGTTCAAGGACGCGTAG
- a CDS encoding glycoside hydrolase, whose protein sequence is MIRRRTLLAATGGAFLGSALATGTAHADATIAVNPGTSYGTWEGWGTSLAWWANVFGSRNDFADLFFTTNSVTYNGTTLPGLGLNIARYNLGACSWNTVSGESMVKSANIPGFKQIEGFWQDWNNEDPASSAWDWTADANQRAMLQKATQRGATTELFANSPMWWMCKNHNPSGAADGGNNLQTWNYRQHASHLAATALYAKNNWGVNFATVDPFNEPASTWWTATGTQEGCHMDPAVQAAVLPYMRSELDKRGLTGTRISASDETNYDTARSTWAAFGSSTKALVNQVNVHGYQGSGGRRDLLYTDVVTTSGKKLWNSETGDSDGTGLTMASNLCSDFRWLHPTAWVYWQVMDPSTGWAMIAYDANTLQPTTIQTKYYVMAQFSRHIRPGMRILDTGVSYAAAAYDASARRLVIVAVNTSTSAQTLTFDLSRFTTVSGGSGGVVPRWNTVTTGGDQYRAYSNTTLSGKSVAVPFAAKSVQTLQIDGVVI, encoded by the coding sequence ATGATCCGACGCAGAACTCTGCTGGCGGCGACAGGCGGCGCATTCCTCGGCAGCGCCCTGGCGACCGGCACCGCACACGCGGACGCCACGATCGCCGTCAACCCCGGCACGTCGTACGGCACCTGGGAGGGCTGGGGCACGTCCCTGGCCTGGTGGGCCAACGTGTTCGGCAGCCGGAACGACTTCGCCGACCTCTTCTTCACCACCAACTCGGTGACCTACAACGGCACGACACTGCCCGGCCTCGGCCTCAACATCGCCCGCTACAACCTCGGCGCGTGCAGCTGGAACACCGTCAGCGGCGAGTCGATGGTCAAGTCGGCGAACATCCCCGGCTTCAAGCAGATCGAGGGCTTCTGGCAGGACTGGAACAACGAGGACCCCGCCTCCTCGGCCTGGGACTGGACGGCGGACGCCAACCAGCGCGCGATGCTGCAGAAGGCGACGCAGCGAGGCGCGACGACCGAGCTGTTCGCGAACTCCCCCATGTGGTGGATGTGCAAGAACCACAACCCGTCGGGTGCCGCGGACGGCGGCAACAACCTCCAGACCTGGAACTACCGCCAGCACGCCTCCCACCTGGCGGCGACCGCGCTGTACGCCAAGAACAACTGGGGCGTGAACTTCGCGACGGTCGACCCGTTCAACGAGCCGGCCTCCACGTGGTGGACCGCCACCGGCACCCAGGAGGGCTGCCACATGGACCCGGCGGTCCAGGCGGCCGTACTCCCGTACATGCGCAGCGAGTTGGACAAGCGAGGCCTGACGGGCACCCGCATCTCGGCCTCCGACGAGACGAACTACGACACGGCCCGCTCGACCTGGGCCGCCTTCGGCTCCTCGACCAAGGCCCTGGTCAACCAGGTCAACGTGCACGGCTACCAGGGCTCGGGCGGCCGCAGGGACCTGCTCTACACGGACGTGGTCACCACATCCGGCAAGAAACTCTGGAACTCGGAAACGGGCGACAGCGACGGCACCGGCCTGACCATGGCGTCCAACCTCTGCTCCGACTTCCGCTGGCTGCACCCGACGGCGTGGGTCTACTGGCAGGTCATGGACCCGTCGACGGGCTGGGCGATGATCGCGTACGACGCGAACACCTTGCAGCCGACGACGATCCAGACGAAGTACTACGTGATGGCCCAGTTCAGCCGCCACATCCGCCCGGGGATGCGGATCCTCGACACGGGCGTGAGCTACGCGGCGGCGGCCTACGACGCGTCGGCGCGCCGCCTCGTGATAGTCGCGGTGAACACGTCGACGTCGGCGCAGACCCTCACCTTCGACCTGTCCCGCTTCACCACGGTCTCCGGCGGCTCGGGCGGCGTGGTCCCGCGCTGGAACACGGTGACGACGGGCGGGGACCAGTACCGGGCGTACTCGAACACGACCCTGAGCGGGAAGTCGGTGGCGGTGCCGTTCGCGGCGAAGTCGGTGCAGACGTTGCAGATTGACGGGGTGGTGATCTGA
- a CDS encoding HAD-IIA family hydrolase, protein MPDRKPIESWLTDMDGVLIHEGVPIPGADAFIKKLRESGRPFLVLTNNSIYTPRDLHARLNRMGLEVPLENIWTSALATAQFLDDQRPGGSAYVIGEAGLTTALHDIGYILTDHEPDYVVLGETRTYSFEAMTKAVRLINNGARFICTNPDETGPSAEGPLPATGAVAALITKATGKRPYFAGKPNPLMMRTGLNAIGAHSETSAMIGDRMDTDVLAGMEAGMQTFLVLTGLTRPEQVENFPYRPSKIVDSIADLVDRI, encoded by the coding sequence ATGCCAGACCGCAAGCCCATCGAGTCATGGCTCACCGACATGGACGGTGTACTCATCCACGAGGGCGTCCCGATCCCCGGCGCCGACGCCTTCATCAAGAAGCTGCGTGAGTCCGGCAGGCCCTTCCTCGTCCTCACCAACAACTCGATCTACACCCCGCGCGACCTGCACGCCCGGCTGAACCGCATGGGCCTGGAAGTGCCGCTCGAGAACATCTGGACCTCGGCGCTGGCCACCGCCCAGTTCCTCGACGACCAGCGTCCCGGCGGCTCGGCGTACGTCATCGGCGAGGCGGGCCTGACCACCGCGCTGCACGACATCGGCTACATCCTCACCGACCACGAGCCGGACTACGTCGTCCTCGGTGAGACCCGCACCTACTCCTTCGAGGCCATGACCAAGGCCGTGCGGCTCATCAACAACGGCGCCCGTTTCATCTGCACCAACCCCGACGAGACCGGCCCCTCCGCCGAGGGCCCGCTCCCGGCGACCGGTGCGGTGGCCGCGCTGATCACCAAGGCGACCGGCAAGCGGCCGTACTTCGCGGGCAAACCGAACCCGCTGATGATGCGGACCGGACTGAACGCCATCGGGGCCCACTCCGAGACCAGCGCCATGATCGGCGACCGGATGGACACCGACGTGCTGGCCGGCATGGAGGCCGGGATGCAGACGTTCCTGGTGCTCACCGGACTGACCCGGCCCGAGCAGGTGGAGAACTTCCCGTACCGGCCGTCCAAGATCGTGGACTCGATCGCGGACCTCGTCGACCGGATCTGA
- a CDS encoding YidC/Oxa1 family membrane protein insertase, which yields MSVFADLVQHLADLLQPLFGGSAAAAAIVLFTAFVRLLVHPLSRAAARGQKARTELQPKIAELRKKHAKNPEKLQEAVLALHAEEKVSPLSGCLPSLFQLPAFFLLYHLFSNTTIGGQVNELLTHQLFAAPLGDHWKDALGDGGVFGGAGLVYLGLFVVVACVAVFNYRRTKRMMAANPAVPVAGGEPVPGMGAVSKVMPFMSFFTLFTVAVVPLAAALYVVTSTTWSAVERAALYR from the coding sequence ATGTCCGTTTTCGCCGACCTTGTTCAGCACCTCGCCGACCTGCTCCAACCCCTGTTCGGCGGGTCCGCGGCCGCCGCGGCGATCGTCCTGTTCACCGCGTTCGTACGACTCCTCGTCCACCCCTTGTCCCGCGCGGCGGCGCGTGGGCAGAAGGCGCGGACCGAACTGCAGCCGAAGATCGCCGAGCTGCGGAAGAAGCACGCGAAGAACCCCGAGAAACTGCAGGAGGCCGTCCTCGCACTGCACGCCGAGGAGAAGGTGTCCCCGCTGTCCGGGTGCCTGCCGAGCCTGTTCCAGCTGCCCGCGTTCTTCCTGCTCTACCACCTGTTCTCGAACACGACGATCGGCGGGCAGGTGAACGAACTGCTCACGCACCAGCTGTTCGCCGCGCCCCTCGGTGACCACTGGAAGGACGCGCTCGGCGATGGCGGGGTGTTCGGGGGCGCGGGGCTCGTGTATCTCGGGTTGTTCGTGGTCGTCGCCTGCGTCGCCGTGTTCAACTACCGCCGTACCAAGCGGATGATGGCCGCGAATCCGGCGGTGCCGGTGGCCGGCGGTGAGCCGGTGCCGGGGATGGGGGCCGTGAGCAAGGTGATGCCGTTCATGTCCTTCTTCACGCTCTTCACCGTGGCCGTGGTGCCGCTGGCGGCCGCGCTGTACGTGGTGACCAGCACGACGTGGAGCGCGGTGGAGCGGGCCGCGCTCTATCGCTGA
- a CDS encoding SDR family NAD(P)-dependent oxidoreductase → MTQIFEGDDQPTQPLTGKVIVVTGAARGQGAAEAKALEQAGAKVIATDIQSDGSNCRRLDVASETDWAALAADLRETYGHVHGLVNNAAVIQRDRLGEVRPEDFAHVHAVNATGLLLGIQYLSPLMPPGSAIVNVGSSVALTGYYPVAYTASKWALRGVSKIAAMELGPRGIRVNTVHPGYIETEMTAAATPAFRETTIRETPLGRSGTVDDIAPLVVFLLSDASSFITGAEIPVGGGLTAHGGVKSISDAMRQG, encoded by the coding sequence CTGACGCAGATCTTCGAAGGCGACGACCAGCCGACCCAGCCCCTGACCGGCAAGGTCATAGTCGTAACCGGCGCAGCCCGAGGCCAAGGTGCCGCCGAAGCCAAGGCGTTGGAACAGGCCGGGGCCAAAGTCATCGCCACCGACATACAGTCGGACGGCAGCAACTGCCGTCGCCTGGATGTCGCCAGCGAAACCGACTGGGCCGCTCTCGCCGCCGACCTGCGTGAGACGTACGGCCATGTCCACGGCCTGGTCAACAACGCCGCCGTCATCCAGCGCGACCGCCTCGGCGAGGTCCGCCCCGAGGACTTCGCTCACGTCCACGCGGTGAACGCGACCGGGCTGCTGCTCGGTATCCAGTACCTCTCCCCGCTGATGCCGCCCGGGTCGGCCATCGTCAATGTCGGGTCGTCCGTCGCGCTCACCGGCTACTACCCCGTGGCGTACACCGCCAGCAAGTGGGCCCTGCGCGGGGTGTCCAAGATCGCGGCGATGGAGCTGGGGCCGCGGGGTATTCGCGTCAACACCGTTCACCCCGGATACATCGAGACCGAGATGACCGCCGCCGCCACCCCGGCCTTCCGGGAGACGACCATCCGTGAGACCCCGCTGGGCCGTAGCGGCACCGTCGACGACATCGCGCCGCTGGTCGTCTTTCTCCTCTCCGACGCGTCCTCCTTCATCACGGGAGCGGAGATTCCCGTGGGCGGAGGCCTCACCGCGCACGGCGGCGTGAAGTCCATCTCGGACGCGATGAGGCAGGGTTAG
- a CDS encoding class E sortase — translation MVRVRVVQHSGLRRRALRRRVLWGGGEVLVTVGVVLLLLVVHQVWWTNREARAGADREVRALERAWDGGGGDSRAAVAPAATTPPAPASTGTTLPEQPAGDRRRFAVTPAPEPDWSQAYAILTIPRLHLRVPVAEGVSKSGVLNKGYVGHYPGTQQPGQAGNFALAGHRNTHGEPFRYINRLAPKDTVRVETRSATYTYAVDKTLPRTAAHDGSVIRPIPRSTVRPAYGYDEPGYYLTLTTCTPEYTSRYRLVVWGKLVSMRPR, via the coding sequence ATGGTGCGGGTTCGCGTCGTGCAGCACAGCGGTCTTCGGCGGCGTGCCCTGCGGCGGCGCGTGCTGTGGGGCGGCGGGGAGGTTCTCGTCACCGTCGGGGTGGTGCTCCTGCTGCTGGTCGTCCACCAGGTGTGGTGGACCAACCGGGAGGCCAGGGCGGGCGCCGACCGGGAGGTCAGGGCGCTGGAGCGGGCCTGGGACGGGGGAGGCGGCGACTCCCGTGCAGCGGTTGCACCGGCGGCTACGACTCCGCCCGCGCCCGCGTCCACCGGCACCACCTTGCCCGAGCAGCCCGCCGGCGACCGGCGCCGGTTCGCCGTCACCCCCGCCCCGGAGCCCGACTGGTCCCAGGCCTACGCCATCCTCACCATCCCCCGCCTCCACCTCCGCGTCCCCGTCGCCGAGGGCGTCAGCAAGAGCGGCGTCCTCAACAAGGGCTACGTCGGCCACTACCCCGGCACCCAACAGCCGGGCCAGGCCGGCAACTTCGCCCTCGCCGGGCACCGCAACACCCACGGTGAGCCCTTCCGGTACATCAACCGGCTCGCACCCAAGGACACCGTGCGGGTCGAGACGCGGAGCGCGACGTACACGTACGCCGTCGACAAGACGCTGCCGCGGACCGCCGCCCATGACGGGAGCGTGATCCGGCCGATCCCGCGCTCCACCGTCAGGCCCGCCTACGGCTACGACGAGCCCGGCTACTACCTCACCCTCACCACCTGCACGCCGGAGTACACGTCCAGGTACCGGCTGGTGGTGTGGGGCAAGCTGGTCTCCATGCGGCCCCGGTAA
- a CDS encoding ROK family protein → MRLGALRSHNTALVLDLLRTAGSEGISRLELAERTGLTPQAVSKITARLREEGLAAEAGRRASTGGKPRTVLRLVPEAGHAVGVHLDRDELTAVLCDLTGAVVAQRRTPLDLGAGAATVVERAVREVGELGELGELAPGAAGAAGAGRRPGAVLGVGVALPGPLDHRRGVLHRVTGFPEWNGFPLRDVLARRLSLPVVVDKDTNAAALGLAVGGEAGAFASFAYLHFGAGLGGGLVIGGAVHRGTRTGAGEFGHQVVQLDGPPCGCGNRGCVEALCLAAVARGDMAEAARVLGTAAGNLVALLDVDVVLLGGRTVAAAPDTFVRGVAAVLDERARRAGGDAVPVRVASSGGRGVAEGAAQLLLAPLFGRAEG, encoded by the coding sequence ATGAGGCTGGGCGCCCTGCGCAGTCACAACACCGCGCTCGTGCTCGACCTGCTGCGCACGGCCGGCTCCGAGGGCATCAGCCGGCTCGAACTCGCCGAGCGCACCGGCCTCACCCCGCAGGCGGTCAGCAAGATCACCGCCCGGCTGCGCGAGGAGGGGCTCGCGGCGGAGGCGGGGCGCCGGGCGTCGACGGGGGGCAAGCCGCGTACGGTGCTGCGGCTGGTGCCGGAGGCCGGGCATGCGGTGGGGGTGCATCTGGACCGGGACGAGCTGACGGCCGTGCTCTGTGACCTGACGGGAGCCGTGGTCGCGCAGCGCAGGACCCCGCTGGACCTGGGAGCCGGTGCGGCGACGGTCGTTGAGCGGGCGGTGCGTGAGGTGGGGGAGCTGGGGGAGTTGGGGGAGTTGGCGCCCGGGGCAGCCGGGGCAGCCGGGGCTGGACGGCGGCCGGGTGCCGTGCTCGGTGTCGGCGTGGCGCTGCCCGGGCCGCTCGACCATCGGCGCGGTGTGCTGCACCGGGTCACCGGGTTCCCCGAGTGGAACGGCTTCCCGCTGCGGGACGTGCTCGCGCGGCGCCTCTCCCTCCCGGTCGTCGTCGACAAGGACACCAACGCCGCCGCCCTCGGGCTCGCGGTCGGGGGAGAGGCCGGGGCCTTCGCGTCCTTCGCCTATCTCCACTTCGGTGCGGGGCTCGGCGGCGGGCTCGTGATCGGGGGAGCGGTGCACCGGGGCACCCGTACGGGAGCCGGGGAGTTCGGGCACCAGGTCGTCCAGCTGGATGGGCCGCCCTGCGGGTGCGGCAACCGTGGCTGCGTCGAGGCGCTGTGCCTGGCCGCCGTGGCGCGCGGCGACATGGCGGAGGCGGCCCGCGTGCTCGGCACCGCGGCCGGCAACCTGGTCGCGCTGCTCGACGTCGACGTGGTCCTGTTGGGCGGCCGCACGGTCGCCGCCGCGCCCGACACCTTCGTACGCGGGGTCGCCGCCGTCCTCGACGAACGCGCCCGGCGCGCGGGCGGAGACGCGGTGCCGGTGCGGGTCGCCTCCAGCGGGGGGCGGGGGGTCGCCGAGGGGGCGGCTCAGCTGCTGCTGGCGCCGTTGTTCGGGCGGGCGGAGGGGTGA
- a CDS encoding heme-degrading domain-containing protein, with protein MTHKQSHQTHNPELTPRFHPEITPPLEELEAQERRLVFPRFTYDDAWALGSLLVEMARERQAPVAIDIHRAGQQLFHAALPGSTPDNDAWIARKRRVVERYGASSYVVGARFRAKGTTFEDSSRLDPDTYAAHGGSFPVNVEDVGVIGSVTVSGLPQLDDHRFVVEALEAFLSKQ; from the coding sequence GTGACGCACAAGCAGTCGCACCAGACGCACAACCCTGAACTCACCCCGAGGTTCCACCCGGAAATCACCCCGCCCCTGGAGGAGCTGGAGGCCCAGGAACGCCGTCTGGTCTTCCCTCGGTTCACCTACGACGACGCCTGGGCCCTCGGCTCCCTCCTGGTCGAGATGGCCCGCGAGCGCCAGGCCCCGGTCGCCATCGACATCCACCGCGCGGGCCAGCAGCTCTTCCACGCGGCCCTGCCCGGCTCCACTCCCGACAACGACGCCTGGATCGCCCGCAAACGCCGGGTGGTGGAGCGCTACGGCGCCTCGTCGTACGTCGTCGGCGCCCGCTTCCGGGCCAAGGGCACGACGTTCGAGGACTCGTCCCGCCTGGACCCGGACACCTACGCGGCCCATGGGGGCTCGTTCCCGGTCAACGTCGAGGATGTCGGGGTCATCGGGTCGGTGACGGTGAGCGGGTTGCCGCAGCTGGACGACCACAGGTTCGTGGTGGAGGCGCTGGAGGCCTTCTTGAGTAAGCAGTAG
- a CDS encoding DUF6412 domain-containing protein, producing the protein MTRKWADLRPAAVLLLLLLEIALLDTGSLSATVALAATAAAGSAFAVCSLLASRAAPAVPPTRVRTAIRDRARRTAFLPQRDPDASGRPRPRAPGHALPATVA; encoded by the coding sequence ATGACGCGGAAGTGGGCGGATCTGCGTCCCGCCGCCGTGCTGCTGCTCCTCCTCCTCGAGATCGCGCTGCTCGACACCGGCAGCCTCTCCGCGACCGTCGCGCTCGCCGCGACCGCCGCCGCCGGTTCCGCGTTCGCCGTCTGCTCCCTGCTCGCCTCACGCGCCGCGCCCGCCGTGCCGCCCACCCGGGTGCGTACGGCCATCCGCGACCGGGCCCGCCGTACGGCCTTCCTGCCGCAACGCGACCCCGACGCCTCGGGCCGGCCACGGCCCAGGGCACCCGGGCACGCCCTCCCGGCGACCGTCGCGTAG
- a CDS encoding SEC-C metal-binding domain-containing protein, which produces MRPDTPAENVDHTAEAARLERTAGLYPEDAEALLLQAAAHLELSGDRPAATALYDSLLSSSVALENPYLVRALKASNLWEYGHEAEARAIIEGVRAASPRDPAPWVIVAEALESHDELEQAQETFTEGARLLLTDVPEPPYSARPLMFGRHRVRRMLGLAHDEWDTLADTLHSMPISLDELHDPKRVWSLGSENPAELEAEISRLRAELGAYREALSRPFPVAVLHWTAGELTELVAAYPSLAAEYPSLEEHLATIEASLRELSASGTPNLGIVTGTVPSYEAFAASEGASPQDVTLLPQYATTLAARGRAAAWPPQRGAGCWCGSGRVYGECHGVE; this is translated from the coding sequence ATGCGCCCCGACACGCCTGCCGAAAACGTCGACCACACCGCCGAAGCGGCACGCCTGGAGCGAACCGCCGGCCTCTACCCCGAGGACGCCGAGGCCCTGCTCCTCCAGGCCGCGGCCCACCTGGAACTGTCCGGTGACCGCCCCGCCGCGACCGCGCTCTACGACAGCCTGCTCTCCTCATCCGTCGCCTTGGAGAACCCGTACCTGGTACGAGCCCTCAAGGCCTCGAACCTCTGGGAGTACGGCCACGAGGCGGAGGCGAGGGCGATCATCGAAGGCGTCCGAGCGGCCTCCCCTCGCGACCCGGCGCCGTGGGTGATCGTCGCGGAGGCCCTGGAGTCGCACGACGAACTGGAGCAGGCGCAGGAGACGTTCACGGAAGGCGCCCGCCTCCTCCTGACGGACGTCCCGGAGCCCCCGTACTCCGCGCGTCCGCTGATGTTCGGCCGCCATCGCGTACGCCGCATGCTGGGCCTGGCCCACGACGAGTGGGACACCCTGGCGGACACCCTCCACTCGATGCCGATCTCCCTGGACGAACTCCACGACCCGAAGCGCGTCTGGTCCCTCGGCTCGGAGAACCCGGCGGAGCTGGAGGCGGAGATCTCGCGACTGCGGGCGGAACTGGGCGCGTATCGGGAGGCGCTGTCCCGGCCGTTCCCGGTGGCGGTCCTGCACTGGACAGCGGGTGAGCTGACGGAACTGGTAGCCGCGTATCCGTCGCTGGCGGCGGAGTACCCCTCGCTTGAGGAGCACCTGGCGACGATAGAGGCGTCCTTGAGGGAGCTGTCGGCTTCGGGCACGCCCAACCTTGGGATCGTGACGGGGACGGTGCCGTCGTACGAGGCCTTTGCCGCGTCGGAAGGGGCATCGCCTCAGGACGTGACGTTGCTGCCGCAGTATGCGACGACGCTGGCGGCGCGGGGGCGGGCTGCGGCTTGGCCGCCGCAGCGGGGGGCTGGGTGTTGGTGTGGGTCGGGGCGGGTTTATGGGGAGTGCCACGGGGTGGAGTAG